The Chanos chanos chromosome 3, fChaCha1.1, whole genome shotgun sequence genome segment AGGTTTATTCGTGCCATGGCATAATTCTTGTTTGACATGGTAGAAGTATCTGACTCTTTGCATTTAATTTTAATCTGGCggagtttaaaaaatgtacGGAATTTGTCAGTTTACCgttgattaaaaaaatctcttcatcCGACTACTATGCCTTTTCACAAATTTTGAAGGTCTTAAGTGTGTTTACTGAATAATCCAAAGACGAAACATTCACGCTCATATCGCGAAATGACACACGGCTTGGCACCCCGACAGTACACATTTCTTACAGTTGTGGGAAGTGTGCTGTTAAAATAAGAGTaactctcttcttccttttttcatcTTATTGGCAAGCCTACTGAGAACTTGTGTGATTAGCTTGACATCTTAATAGTCTAACCTTTTATGTATTTAGTGTTTTAAAGAAGTGGGATCCACTGTCCTTACTATTTcatttataacttttttttttccttgtgtcaTGTCTGTTTCATAACCTTTTGTTATGATAGTGCGTTGCATTAACATCATCCAATAGTAGTGTGTTATTCAAAGGAACTGTCCAGTGCTGAAGCACTGAACTgtcaatttattatttttaaaagctgtaATTTTTAAACTTGTGGTACATTTGTCCATTTTAAAATCTTTGCACGTTTGTgttattttccacttttcttGTAATTGTTTCCTCTTGAAATGTAGTGTGTATATACGAGATTCTTCTTTGGGATGTAGTTTGTCAAGTCCACGTTGATCGACCAACCTTGGCTCACAGGTCGTCATGATAAGAGAGTGCCTCAAGGCGCATGGCTGAATAGTATTTTTTGGCGAATTGGCACATGCTGCCTCTGCTTGAGTGTCTGAAGTGTTatgcttttctctcctcagaGTCTAAGcataatgaaatatgtttgCTCGTTAATAAGGGAGTGCTTTATGTTGCTTGAGTTACTTGAGTGTACCGGGTGCTCTCTCTAGATGTCCAGCTCGCCGCTGTCCAAGAAACGTCGCTTGTCAGGATCAGAGACGAAGACGGGATCCCACTGCTCCTCCTCTAACTCTGTCAGAACCCAACTGTCCCACGCACCAGCTAACGTaagacagcacaacacacacagccaaaaagaTTTGTACGGGACACTAATACCCATGCTAAATTAAAAGAACTCCCATGTTAACATCAATGTAAAGTGAATTGTTATGTACAGGTATATGAAATTACTTCAGTGTGAATTAACATCACCAAGTGCCTGGTTGTGTTGCttgatgaatatttaattaCCTTTAATTATCTTCACCCAGAATGAGTAAAACCATGTGACAATTTTTTTCCAAGACACGTTATCATTTGTGTTGGGTTCTAGATGCTTTATCAGCAGTATAGTCCAACACATGCCACAGataccactattactactatttTTGCTCTCAGACATAGTGAGGGACAGGGTATGGCCATATGATTCGAACTATGTAGCCATAGCATAGCCATCTATTTGTTGATGTAAAATAAGTCTGTTTTTCCACACTACCAATAAGAAGTGAAACTCTCTTGAGTTTCTTTTCCCATGAGCAGTAGTAGGTTGGGAGTGGCTTGTCACTGCTTGTACTAGAACAAAATTGCTCCCAGTTTTGAATTCAGGCAGTGCTGGGTTTTtgctttaaatttttttttaatcatacatTTACTCTCATGTCCTAAATCCAGTTATGGATGAAATAGATACCATATGTTGAGATACTATATCAGACTATACTTGTGAGAGTGCTTAAGTGCGTTATAtgctgtgtgtaaaaaaaaaaaaagtgtgtgtgtgcatgtatatgtgtgtatatatatatatatatagagagagagagagagagagagagcgtgtgtataCATGAGAACTATTGTGTATAGTGAATGAcctgctttttttgttggttttcttAGGGCATGGCTAAGAATGGCAATGATGCTGAGATCGATGAGGGCCTGTACTCCAGACAACTGTAAGTTCtgattttctctcactctcaatcTTCTGCTCAGTGCCCTGTACTTGTTTTCATAGCGCATTCTTTAGATTACCCAAAAATGGGCAGTATGCAGTGGACCTGTGTGTTAAAGTGCACTTATGTGAGAAAGAGATTAAAATAGAGTGGTGTTCTGCAGGTATGTGCTGGGACATGATGCCATGAAACGCATGCAGAGCTCTAACGTGCTGATCTCAGGGCTGCGTGGTCTTGGCGTGGAGATTGCCAAAAATGTTATCCTGGGTGGAGTTAAGAGCGTCACCATTCATGACCAGGGTGTGGCCGAGTGGAGGGATCTGTCctcacaggtcagaggtcacatgctACTGTGTTGTTTGCTATAGAGTTCATTGTTCACACCAGTTGTGCTAGCGTGTCACTTTTAATTAGGGCACAGTTTTAGAGCCAAGCACTTTATGAATAAAGTGTTACAGATGACATATTGGAAAATGCTAAAGCAGCAGCAAAACAGGATGCAGTGTGTCTTTGTTAAATGTAGTCATTTATTTTAGATAGTTTGAGTTTTTGATGACAATGTTAAAGGCATGATATGCGTTTACTGTTCTGTGACCTAGTTTCTGGAAGGCATAGCACAGGTCCTGGTGCATATGGCAGAAGCTGCCTATCCTTCATTAAAGCGAGCCATAATGAGTGTATGGAGACAAGGGAAAACCGCAGAAGTGAGACACAAaactcatgtgtgtgtcttcgtATGCTCCAGTTTTATCTGCGCGAGGAAGACCTGGGCAAGAGCCGCGCGGAAGTCAGTCAGGGGCGCCTGGCCGAGCTCAATAGCTATGTCCCCGTGTCCTCCTACACCGGCCCTCTCACCAATGACTACCTGACCCAGTTTCAGGTGAGTGCACTCTCCTCCTGTTTGGTGGATATTTTTTAACTGCCAAATGTAAGTTTTTATCCTTCGACATTGCCATTGATGTGTTTAGTacctgcagttttttttgtttcttttgttaaaTGTGACAGTTTAAAGTACTAaggggggttttgtgtgtgtgtgtgtgtgtgtgtgtgtgtgtgcgtgcatgtgtggtttgtggtgtacTGTGGGGACTGTGGTGTATTTAACATCCTTGTGTGGACTGATACAGGTGGTTGTGCTGACCAACTCCAGTCTTGATGAGCAGATCCGTATTGGCGACTTCTGCCACAGCAAGGGTATCAAGCTGATCATTGCAGATACTCGTGGGCTGTTTGGGTGAGTGGAAGGGCAAGAAGAAGACATGTTGAAAATGCcgtaagaccaaaaaaaaaaaaacccacggtGAAAATGCCTTAAGAACTCGCCGGTCACTGATGACCAAAATGAATAGTCAATATGTACTAATTGAatatttgaattgaattgaatataCTAATTTTCTGTGTGATACTGCATGCTacacattgtgttttttctgGTGTAGCATCTAACTCAGGAGTATTTCACGTGCGTAATTATATTAATAAATTGTAGAAATGTTGCTGTATTTGTAACTGTGGTGTTGTCAAATAGGCAATTGTTCTGTGATTTTGGAGAGGAAATGATGGTGTATGACACAAACGGAGAGCAGCCCTTGAGCGCCATGATCTCCATGATCACCAAGGTGACGAGTGCCATGCTTTAAATTGTGGTTTCTGTTTATTATGACATAATATATGTAAAAGACAGCGCAGAAGTAGCACTCAACAGCATTGTCCATATCATAGCTGGGGTGTCATTGAAATCAGTTACCAATGTTATGACCTGTGTTGAGTCTGCTCAGTCTGAATGCGTGTAAAGTTAAAGTTGTTGTGCTCTGCTTACAGGACAGCCCTGGTGTGGTGACCTGTCTGGATGAGGCCCGGCATGGCTTTGAGACAGGAGACTATGTTACTTTCACAGAAGTGCAGGGCATGACAGAGCTCAATGGGTGCCAGCCAGTAGAAATCAAGGCCTTGGGTGAGTCTTGTATCATTAATTGCTATGTCTCATTTATATTCAGAAAAAATCTTGATACTTCAGTTAGACATAGAGTTAATGTGGATTGCATAGAATTCAGGCCTGTTATTTGATTTCTGCAGCTGGAAAGTAGTACTGAGTGCATAGGGGTACCTCCCCAGAGGCGCTGTTACTCGGTTGAGTGGATTCTAATTCTTCTCAAGGCCTTGTGGTGACACAGCTGTTGTACTGTCAGTTTATTACAGTCATGACTCTGTTGTAATCTAGAGGAGAGATATTGTCCATAAGACGTTTTCTCCCCAGTGGGCTTCTTTATGGACAGATTAAATCGCATCATGCAGTTCAATAGAATTTCCTGAAATTTCACGCTGCTGGATGTTAATGTCAGCTATATACGACTCGCTTAGAGATacttgtgtgtgtaaaaaatttaatttgtccactcttttaaagaaaatgctTTACAACAAGGTACTTGTCTTTTTAGGTCCTTACACCTTTAGTATCTGTGACACCAGCTCCTTCTCTGACTATGTAAGAGGGGGAATTGTATCTCAAGTCAAGATGCCCAAGAAGATCACTTTTGTAAGTCAGACCTGTCCTAAGTGACTTGTATTCTCTCAATCATTTGAAGCCGTTTCACcaggtgtttttttcttaaggtggtttggactgttttttttttttccctgccacAATGAAAGACACTCATTACAAAGGACCAATGTGTCATTGTTTACCACCGCTTTGCAGAAATCACTGTCAGCATCCATGTCCGAACCAGAGTTCCTGCTCACTGACTTTGCCAAGTTTGATCGACCAGGCCAGCTGCATGTGGGCTTCCAAGCTCTGCATGCCTTTGAGAAGAAACACAGCCGTCTTCCAAAGCCCTGGAATCAGGTAATAGTCCTGAATACTTCTGCTGAGGTCTTAGCAGAGTATAGATAGTTCCTCGTTGTTTGCTGACAgggtttgaaatgttttgctttgtttactgATTTACAGTCAGATGCAGATGAGCTGGTGTCTCTGGCTGGCGAGGTGAATGCAGGACAGTCTGGAGCGGCCAAACAGGAGCAGCTGGACGAGGCTGTGCTCAAAAAGTTAGCCTTTGTTGCCGCCGGTGATCTGGCACCTGTCAACGCATTCATTGGTGGGCTGGCTGCTCAGGAGGTTATGAAGGTAATAATGCCTCCCATCATCCTCTCTGACCTCACAGAGATCTCTGCAGGGCTCCAGGTTTTGCCTGGAGAGAGAAGCACATGCTGTATACATACTAGAAATCAGCATATGTTGAAATCCCATGGAATGTTATTATGTGGTTTGACTGGTACTAGCGGATTTATGGTTGACTTGCACTGGCTTGTTATGCtctaagtttgtttttttggtttgtttgtttttttttaaaccatgttgTCTAAAGTAAAGCTATGAAGAGTAAATTGTATCTTTGCGTTGTTGTGGTTGTCTTACATCCCAGTCTTTGTATATTGCAGGCCTGCACTGGGAAGTTTATGCCTGTGATGCAGTGGCTATATTTTGATGCGTTGGAGTGCCTTCCTGAAGCTGATGGAGCTGTTCCTACAGAGGAGGAGTGTGCACCTGTAAGTGTCCGTACTGTCACCTTTACACTCTGAAGTTTTTAATCAGTATTCCTCATAATTAACCTCTGTTGATCCCTTTTCAGCAACATAATCTCTGTATCAATcccttcttttttatttttgcagagGAACTGTCGATATGATGGACAAGTTGCAGTCTTTGGGTCAAAACTCCAGGAACAGTTGGCTAAGCAGCGCTACTTTCTAGTAAGCTTCCAAAAGTAGCCATCCAGTGAACTTTGGAGTCTGAAGCAGGCGGTTTTTACCTTCGCTGCAGTCTTATCTAATGTGTTAAATTCTTTGGTAACTGTGTTGGTTACACAAGCCTCTTTAATGTTGTAGTTTGCCCATGGCAGATGCTCAGTGTGCCAGCACAATGTCTGTTCTAAGGATCAGCCAGGCTGTAATTAGACTAATTAGACTAGCCTGTGTGCTAAGTATTCTTAGCGCTGTATTCTAAATTGAAATGAGAGATGCAGGGGAAAACAGTCCTTCTGTGGCTGTCTGTCTTAGGTTGGAGCAGGGGCAATTGGCTGTGAGCTGCTGAAGAATTTTGCCATGATGGGTCTGGCCAGCGGGGATGGAGAAGTCATTGTCACTGATATGGACACCATTGAGAAATCTAATCTCAACCGGCAGTTCCTGTTCAGACCATGGGATGTCACGGTGAGGGAGTGGAAATGTTTTGGCATAAGCAGTAATAACTGCTTTGAGCCTGTGTGCTGCCAATCAGTGTCAGTTTTCATAGCAGGGCTAATGCTAACCATCAGCCGTAATCAGGCCTCCATGGGTTCAAGCAGAAGCCATATTTCAACATTGTTGTGGTGTCCTTAGTCTGTTTTACAGACAGAATGCCAAACATCCATGAATTAGTTTAATTCACAAGTTTGAGTATTGAAGAGTttgaatttagattttttttccttcaagtAATAGCTGCCAATATTATAATGTTTCCTACTTAAATATAGGAAAGATGGGAGTTTCAAATGGAATACTATTTTGCGATTTTAATCCTGTAACTCTCATTGTGGTCCTGGTGGTTGAgccttcctctcccctcttaCCTTGAGCAGAAGATGAAGAGCGAGACTGCTGCCGCTGCAGTGAAGCAGATGAACCCATCCATCCGGATCACAGGCCATCAGAACCGAGTGGGCCCAGACACGGAGAGGATTTACGATGATGACTTTTTCGAGGCCCTGGATGGAGTGGCCAACGCACTGGACAATGTGGATGCACGTAAGTGACAGCTGGAGGACAGAGAGCGCCTGGACACTGTGAACACTGCGTGTATGACTGAACTCATACAGTCGCTTACAGTCTTATTTTAAGAAGGCTAATTCAGAATGATGCATCACTGTTTTCACAATAGACCTTCATGGTTTATGTTGCAAGATGGTGAAAAGAACAatgtcatgttcttttttttttttttttttttaatttatttgggCTGTTCTGTCTTTGTCAGGCATGTACATGGACCGGAGGTGTGTATACTATCGTAAGCCTCTGCTGGAGTCTGGCACTCTGGGCACTAAAGGGAACGTCCAGGTGGTCATTCCCTTTGTCACTGAGTCCTACAGCTCCAGTCAGGACCCCCCTGAGAAGTCCATCCCTATCTGCACCCTCAAAAACTTCCCCAACGCCATCGAACACACCCTGCAGGtcagacgtgcacacacacgcgcagacactTAACCTCTTTGCTCTAACCACATATTAACCTATGTGTGCATATTGAAACTGCTGACCTAGTTTGTAATATATAATTGCACTTCTTCAACAGTGGGCCCGAGATGAGTTTGAGGGACTTTTTAAGCAGCCGGTAGAAGAGGCCATGCAGTACCTTACGTAAGTTGTGGGTGGATTTTGGTTCCCAGCATTAAATTTTCGACATTTTTAGGCTTTAATATTTTGACTCTCTTTGACTTGGATATTAAAATGGTAATAGAGAAAAATtaacattttgtaaaacatAATTACTAGAACCATGACCAAACATAATATTGTGCCAGTAGTACAGACAAGTTTACAGGCAGTGGTTCACAGTAGATATGCAGCTAAAAATTAGTAGCACCCTATTTAAAGCTCagaactgaacactgaacctagataTTACTCCAAATAACTCTTCCTTTGTGTGGGCATATACTAAATAGTAGCCTTAAACTAACCTGTGCAgtaatactcttcaaattcaattctCCTAGATAACAAAGTTACTGAATTACCACTTTCTGTAAATTAGAAAGCGTTTGATCACATACTCACGGTATGGGGACATAAATTAAAGCAGTCAAGTTCAgatggtacagaatgaatcgCTTGTGCAATTAAATAGCCTATAGATGAGCATCAAGggacatacaaaacatacaaaaatctgaactacacacagaaaaaactaaaaaaacccaaaaaactagATGTGAGTTAACCTCATCACAAACTATAattgaaaaacatgaaacagtGATTACTCTGTGCAGAGACATCCTTTACCATAAGGAAGCTTAATCTGAAGTGATGTACTAATGAAGTTACACTGACAGCAGTGAgggaaatgagagaggagaagaataaCAGGCCCAGTCTGGCATGCATTACCATAATAGTTCCCCACATCGAGTTGTGTCATTACGTAATGTAAGTCCGCTGTGGAAACCCTACATTTTATAGATTTACACATGACTCATTGGGCAGGCTGTCTTCACTGCCTGGACACTCTTAGTTTCAGAGGATGTGTGTTCACGTAGACTGTCTTTACCTGTCCAGTGACCCTAAGTTCATGGAGCGCACTCTGAAGCTGCCTGGCGCTCAGCCTCTGGAGATTCTGGAGGCCGTGTATAAGAGCCTGGTGACGGATTGCCCACGCAGCTGGGAGGACTGTGTCAGCTGGGCAAGGAACCACTGGCAGTGCCAGTACAGTAACAACATCCGCCAGTTACTGCACAACTTCCCCCCTGACCAGGTGAGCTCCAGCCTCTCCATTAGCTTTACTTCATTTATTCTCATGGTAGGAAATTATTAGTGTTAATTTACATCTTTGTTTCGTCCCCACACTCGTTTCCTCAGCTCACCAGCTCTGGGGCTCCTTTCTGGTCCGGTCCGAAGAGATGTCCTCATCCACTAGAGTTCAGCACTAGTAATGTAagtctctgtttctcatctgAACAGGCATTGTTAATTTTAAGTACTTTTTATGGTCTAATTTTCCTTGTTTTTGAAGAGTACTGTGTAAGTGTTCCATTGCTGGCTTTTGACCAACTAACCTGGTTATCATCCTCTCATAACTGTAGCTGACCATACTAATATATTGGGGTTAGCTGTCCATAAAGTCTCTCAGCAGTGTCTTTTGCCGGTGTTTCATAGGACCTGCACATGGATTACGTTATGGCTGCTGCCAACCTGTTTGCACAGTCATATGGTCTTCCTGGGTCCACTGACCGTGCAGCTGTGGCCAAGCTGCTTCAGGACATCAAAGTGCCCGAGTTCACTCCCCGGTCAGGAGTCAAAATCCATGTGTCTGACCAGGAACTGCAGAATGCCAATGCTTCCGTGGGTAAGAGAGCCAACTAGACAGTTCACAGATCAGTCTAGACAGGCTAAGTGAGAAATTGCAAGttgttgcatttgtttttaatttgcgTTAATCAGTTTTACCAGATTGAGCAATTTAAGTAATTTTGGTAAATTTCTTTGATACATTTCTGGCCTGTAGTACTAGTAATGTTTTTTCATGTGACTGAAATGAAGATATTAAAATAGTGAAGACTGCAATCTGCACTGTGAATGCTTACACAGcgttttgtattttgttgagGCCACACATGATTCTTAATCTGGgcatatgttcacacatgagtcttaatatttgtgtttgatcAGATGACTCAAGGCTCGAGGAGCTGAAGACACTACTGCCTGCACCGGAGACTGCGTCCAAGTTCAAACTCTGTCCAATTGATTTTGAGAAGGTGCTACACTTCaacttgctctttctttctttaatatGATGCATTTGTTGTCATACAAGAACTCAAACTCcatttacttattcattcatttatttatttattcttttttttctttttccccaggATGACGACACCAACTTCCATATGGACTTCATTGTTGCAGCATCCAATCTGAGAGCAGAGAATTACGACATTCCTCCTGCAGACAGACATAAGGTGACCCTTTTAGTTGGGTCAGCGTGTGCCAACATCTTATCTAATATTAAGACACTAATATTAGATGAGATGTTGTACAGAAACTCACAAGTTCATATAACTAtgtatcatttcattttgttatcCTCTAACAACCTTCTGGtgattttaattacatttttttttcacccattgCAGAGCAAGCTTATAGCTGGTAAGATCATTCCCGCCATCGCCACAACGACGGCAGCGGTGGTGGGCTTGGTGTGTCTGGAGCTGCTGAAGGTCGTGCAAGGTCACAAGAAACTAGAGTCCTATAAGAACGGTTTCATGAACCTTGCCCTCCCTTTCTTTGCCTTCTCTGAACCCATTGCTGCCCCCAAGCACAAGGTATGAGTTCCCCTTCAATGAACATGTTTCTTCACAGCAGCTGATGAGGTCAGTGGTGGATAGTTGTGAGTGATGAATCGACCACTCTCTTTACAGTACTATGACATTGACTGGACGCTGTGGGACCGCTTTGAGGTGAAGGGCATGCAGCCCAATGGGGAAGAGATGACACTCCGACAGTTCCTGGACTATTTTAAGGTGGATTAACCCGGCCTGGTGACCTTTTCCCCTGGATCTTTGATTTACAGTGTGTCTGGAATTTTTTTATGTGGTGACTGTTGTATataatctctctgtctttgtctccctcAGAATGAACACAAACTGGAGATCACTATGCTGTCACAGGGTGTCTCCATGCTCTACTCCTTCTTCATGCCTGCTGCCAAGCTCAAAGAGAGACTGGACCTACCGTGAGTATCTACACCCAACCCTTCCATATCACATTTATGTAAACTCGCATTAGATACCATCATATGGCGGGTTTGCTGTACTACTTATTCTAAAGCCTGTAGTGGTTTAGTTTTCTAGTTTTGTGAAGTCTTAAGGGATAGTTCAATTAAAACTAATCAAATGGATCTGATACTGGATTGAACTGAGCTTTGTGCAGATTGATGTCTTTGTCGTCTTAGGAAGACCTGCTGTATTCTGAGGTGAAcatgctgtctgtctttgtgtgtgtgtaggatgacTGAGATTGTGACGAAGGTGTCGAAGAAAAAGCTGGGGAAGCATGTGAAGGCGTTAGTGTTTGAGCTCTGTTGCAACGACCTGTCGGAGGAGGACGTGGAGGTGCCCTACGTCAGATACACCATCCGTTGAGAGGGCGTctggggaggggtggaggggcaGGGAGGGGAAGCCACACGGGATCCGTAGGACAGTGAGAACCAATCAGAGCTCGGAGTGGTGGTAAAGCCACAGTattcccaaaagaaaaaaaaacaaaacggggGGAGGGGTTAATAGGCTAGTTGTGCCCATGAGGCGGTAgttaaaaagagaacaaaaccgTCTCTGAGGTACTTGATAAATTTCCAAAGTTTTGGACAGGTTTAGCCTGTCTGCAGAATGGATGGTCTGATGGCGGAGCATGCTGATCAGCCATGGCTGTAACTGTAATTAAAACTGGTTGTATTAATGCAAAGCTTTTGTGAGTAAATTCCCTGTGcatccatgaaaaaaaaaaaactgcgtcCCTCCTCagtacacactgacactgaaatatctttgctgttgtcttttagacaaacatgtttttttttttctttacaagcaccattttctctttctctctctctctctctctctctctctctctctctctctctctctctctctctctctctctctctctctctctctctccccgtcatCATACATTTGTGAGCCACGTCTTGCTTTACATTTTAAGTGTCTTAAAGCAAGTTGAGTATGGTAACCTTTTCAACGAtgccaaaaaagaaagggaaggagaaaaGATACCTGACTGGAGAAAATGTTTGAACTGGTGAAGGAAATTTAATCGCTGATCAAATCTGTCTCAGTCAATGCCTTGACTTGCAGGTCCTCCCAGACACAGTTTCAAACGTCCTGTATTTAATGTCAAAAGTAACCCAGTGCTGTTATTGCTCGAGGTGTTACTTAAAGCCAGACTGCAAAGTGAGCGCATTGGCTCATCAAAGCCCCTCCTTCCTACGGTCCCAGTGTTTAAAGTCCCTCACCTCTCTGGCTTCTCTGTGGGTTAAGGTTGGGGAACTTGCACATaacttgagttttttttttttttttttctgtttgttttgtttatttttctattttatttttggggcgGACATCTGGTGCGCACACCTTGTAGAACATAAACTCTGTATTCTTTCTACTTTGTTAAACTCCgaaaaaacattacagttcAAAATTTACAATGATTTTACTCTGTAATGGGAGCACTTAGTGTGATAGTGAATAAAGTTGTAAAAGATTTGCTGCCGTTGtggttctttttctgttttgtttttcactaaaTGTGGTTAATTCTCTGAAGGTCTCTGAAAGGGTCTAGGTGCCATTGAAGAtctaaaacattttgtcttgaAGTGATAAATTCAGTCGTACTTGCACCATTTTCAGAGaattacatataaatatatacttaGTAATCGATGACTgcatataaatatgaatatacatataaatattaatTAGTAATTGACTACatatacattaaatatttaattggTAATTGATGACTGCAAGATTTACTTCCTCTGAGTCAACATAATGTAACAACTTGTCAATCTGAGCATAGCGATAAAACCTGTGGTAATGTCATAATTTACAGCTAAATGGTTTTGGCTTGTGTTCGAGGAAAAATGTTACTTTACATAATTGATGTTGTCCTTTTCATAAAGTATTCTTTAACATTCCTGCATTCAAATCTAGCTTCAAGTCAAACGTTTTTGTGACATGTAATAGCCTTTACAATCGGGGAAGTAGATCAATAGCCTTCACTTCCACCTCCATTTACTCCATTAGGCAGTTCGTACATGGCCTTACTGAAAGAGAAGCCATTGGTGGAGACAGACGACCAGTCAGATCTAACGCTATCTTGTCAGTGAGCTTTGCCTTGCTGTCCTCCCCTATACAAAGTGAAACAACAGGAAACaagaacattttcacacacaggaTGTGGTTTTTAGATGTGCGACTGCAAGAGGAAGAAAGGAGGGGTAGGAAGAGAGCACGTACCAAATTTCTGTCTTAGTCTCTTGATGAGGTGGTAAGACAGGTGAAATA includes the following:
- the uba1 gene encoding ubiquitin-like modifier-activating enzyme 1; this encodes MSSSPLSKKRRLSGSETKTGSHCSSSNSVRTQLSHAPANGMAKNGNDAEIDEGLYSRQLYVLGHDAMKRMQSSNVLISGLRGLGVEIAKNVILGGVKSVTIHDQGVAEWRDLSSQFYLREEDLGKSRAEVSQGRLAELNSYVPVSSYTGPLTNDYLTQFQVVVLTNSSLDEQIRIGDFCHSKGIKLIIADTRGLFGQLFCDFGEEMMVYDTNGEQPLSAMISMITKDSPGVVTCLDEARHGFETGDYVTFTEVQGMTELNGCQPVEIKALGPYTFSICDTSSFSDYVRGGIVSQVKMPKKITFKSLSASMSEPEFLLTDFAKFDRPGQLHVGFQALHAFEKKHSRLPKPWNQSDADELVSLAGEVNAGQSGAAKQEQLDEAVLKKLAFVAAGDLAPVNAFIGGLAAQEVMKACTGKFMPVMQWLYFDALECLPEADGAVPTEEECAPRNCRYDGQVAVFGSKLQEQLAKQRYFLVGAGAIGCELLKNFAMMGLASGDGEVIVTDMDTIEKSNLNRQFLFRPWDVTKMKSETAAAAVKQMNPSIRITGHQNRVGPDTERIYDDDFFEALDGVANALDNVDARMYMDRRCVYYRKPLLESGTLGTKGNVQVVIPFVTESYSSSQDPPEKSIPICTLKNFPNAIEHTLQWARDEFEGLFKQPVEEAMQYLTDPKFMERTLKLPGAQPLEILEAVYKSLVTDCPRSWEDCVSWARNHWQCQYSNNIRQLLHNFPPDQLTSSGAPFWSGPKRCPHPLEFSTSNDLHMDYVMAAANLFAQSYGLPGSTDRAAVAKLLQDIKVPEFTPRSGVKIHVSDQELQNANASVDDSRLEELKTLLPAPETASKFKLCPIDFEKDDDTNFHMDFIVAASNLRAENYDIPPADRHKSKLIAGKIIPAIATTTAAVVGLVCLELLKVVQGHKKLESYKNGFMNLALPFFAFSEPIAAPKHKYYDIDWTLWDRFEVKGMQPNGEEMTLRQFLDYFKNEHKLEITMLSQGVSMLYSFFMPAAKLKERLDLPMTEIVTKVSKKKLGKHVKALVFELCCNDLSEEDVEVPYVRYTIR